The Bdellovibrionales bacterium DNA segment TACCCGTGCCTGAGCAACCATTTACGGTCACGGTACGCGTACTTCCTGCACCTGTCACACTGGTCACGCTACAGCCTGTGGTGGCTGTGCCGCCTAAAGTGATGTTGCCAGTGGCTAAAGTGATGGTCGCCGTATCTGCACCGGATCCATAGGTGACCGTGAAGGTCACAGGGCCTGATCTCACTAAGCTTGAGCTCGGAGCTCCAATGGAAAGATTCGCCTGTGTGCCCGAGGAAATATTACTCCACGCTGTGGCATTACAAAACTCCATTTTCTTAAGCGTAGAGTTGTAGCGAATCGTACCTTCTGTTGTAGCATTACAGGCCGTCGCCACCGTGCCGATCTTAACACCACCCAGGGTGACGATATCGCTGCTAGCGCTGAGGGTGGTTGTTGTAACCCCGCCGCTTGAGTTGATGGCGCCCGAAGTCGCGAGTGTGGTTGTCGAAATTCCTCCAAGAAAAGTCTTAAGCCCTGCAAAACTTTGCGCAATCTGATTCACAATCCCGTCGGCTGTTCCACTGGCAGCGGGTAGTCTTGCCGCATCCACCACGCCTGTGGCAATAGCACCAGCAGATAAGTTTCCAATGGCCTGACACTGAAAAGTATCTGTAAGACTAGACCACAGAACAGTCTGCCCATTGGTGCAAGAGCCCATGCCTACGAAAGCGGAATTGCCTAAATTGTCTTTAATATCAAAAAAACGAATGTCCGATGGAGTCCACTCAGTACTTCCACCACCGACGTATTTTAAAAATTTGCCATCCACTGGTGCGGTTGCCGCAACATCGTAACCCTGGAGTTTTACCACCGTCGTCGCCACGGCACCGGACCCAGTGGATGTCACATCACCCGTGAGACTTGTCACTGATCCACTTGAGGCATTCGCCCAACTTAAAACCCCTGCGCCATTGGTACTTAAAATTTGGCCGTTTGTTCCATCCGTATTTGGTAAAGTCCAAACAACATTGGTACCCACGGTAGCTGGTGAGCGAAACGACACATAGTTTGAGGAGTCGCTATCCGCAAAACGAACTTCGCTTTGGGCATTTAAAGTTAAAGCGCCAGCCATATTATCGCCAGATTTGGCGAGCTTTTCGGTATCAAGCTCATTGATGGCTGTTTGTGCATTTGTAGCGGCAATATTTCCTGCCGCTGTATTAGTAATCTGTGTGGCTGTATAATCTCCAGCTTGCGCAGTCACGGCACCAGATCGCGTGAATACTGTGGTGACACCACCAGAGTTATTGTCCGTTGCACAAATCCATCGGTCATTGGTAGCATCCCATTTGAGCACTTCGTTCGTCAAGCACTCCATACCCGCTGGCATGTAGCTAAAGTACTCCGTCGGGGCTGAGGTTATTTTTGTAATACTTAATGAATTGATTTTTTGATTTGTCACTGCATTATCGGCGATATCTCCAGTCGCTATGGTGCCGTCATTGATATGAGTGCTTGTGATCCCGCCGGTAGCCACATCTAAGGTCACCGCACCGCTGGTTCCACCGCCAGCAAGCCCACTTCCAGCGATCACCGAAGTAATATCTCCCACACTGGCACTACTCCAACTGAGAACACCCGAGCCGTTGGTACTTAAAATCTGGCCATTAGTACCATCAGCAATCGGCAAAGTCCAAACAACGTTGGCACCCACCGTGGCCGGTGAGCGAAACGCCAAGTAATTGGAAGAATCACTGTCTCTAAAACGTAGTTCGTTTTGGGCATTGAGATTGATTTGTGAATTGGCTTCAAGTGTTGAATTCAAAGTTAAAGCGCCACTCATACTATCGCCAGCTTTTGCTAATTTTTCTGCGTCCAATTCGTTCACTGCCGCTTGGGTCGTTGTGGCTGAAAGATTTCCTGCCGCAGTGTTTGTAATTTGCGAGGCGGTGTAGTCTCCACTTTGCGCTATCACTGCACCCGTGCGAGAAAATACACTAGTGATGGTATTTGAGTTATTATCTGCTCCACACTCCCACTGCTCTAATGTATTGTTCCATTTTAAGGTCTCAAGGTTAGCGCAATTGGTATTATTGGGTTTGTATTTAAAAAATCTCGTGGCTCCATTTGCGATTTTATCTACACTGACAGTGTCGATCTTGGCGTCTGTCACCGCCAAGTTCGCGATATCTCCAGTCGCTATAGTGCCATCAAAAATATGAGTGCTTGTAATACCGCCCGTCGCTACGTCTAATGTAACAGCTCCGGCTGTACCGCCATTTGCAAGTCCGCTTCCAGCCATCACCGAGGTAATGTCCCCTGCACTGGCATTGCTCCAACTTAAAACTCCTGAGCCATTTGTACTTAAGATTTGCCCACTTAAACCATCCGTACCGGGCAAGGTCCAAACCACATTGGCCGTCACCGTGGTAGGAGATCTAAAAGCTACGTAGTTTGAAGAATCACCATCTGCGAAACGTATTTCATTTTGCGCATTTAAGGTCAAAGCGCCGGTCATCGCGTCGCCAGTTTTGGCGAGTTTTTCTGTATCGAGCTCATTAATTGCGGCTTGCAATGTGGTCGCAGAGATTGTTCCCGTCGGAGAATTTACAATCTGTGTGGCACTATAATCTCCGGCCTGGGCCGTCACGGCACCACTGCGTGTGAATACACTGGTCACACCACTTGAGTTATTGTCACTTCCGCAGAGCCAGCGATCGTTGGTCGCATCCCACTTGAGAACTTCACCACTTAAACACTCCGTCCCCGCAGGTCTGTAACCAAAATACTCCGCAGGGCCTGAGGTGATTTTAGTAATATTCAGAGAATTAATTTTTCCGTCAGTAACAGCACTGTCGGCGATATCCACTGTCGCTATGGTGCCGTCAAAAATCTCAGCCGTGGTCACTCCGCCTGTGGCAATGTTCAATGTCACACTTCCATTCACACCGCCGCCACTCAGTCCAGTCCCCGCCGTCACCGCCGTGATATCTCCTGAACCACCGCCCCCAGAGCCCACCGCTTGCGCTAAAGCTCCATCCCAGTACATCAGAGCATTGGTCTGAGAGTTGAACCACACCGCGCCTTCGTTGCTGGCGTTTAAACTTCCGACAAGTGTTGCTTCTTGGGCATTATCAAATTTACCTAAAGTGATGGTCGCAAGATTTTGCAGGGTGATGTGCCCCAGGTTTAAAACCTGGTTCCCACTCATATTGATGTTGCCCGACATCGTACCGCCAGAGAGGGGAAGCTTTGTCGCATCTGTGGATGAAGGAACCACCGCCTCCCAACGGTTTAAAGTCCCGTTCCACGACAGGACACGACCGCTGCCGATACCTGCACCAACGCCTGTAATGTCTAAATTTCGCCCGGCAATTTTGGTGTCGGAATAATTTTTAGTGGCCGCATCCTGCGCCAAAGTGGGCTCGGCTAAATTTTTTATCTGTTGGTTATTTAAATTTAACGGAGTTGTGGGGTTCCCCGAAGCTAGGTTTAAAAGTGTAGTGTAGTTCGTTCCACCTAAAAGATTTTCCAAATTACTCTGCGTCACATTTTGCCCAGAGTTGATTTGCACAAAATTATTGGGCGTTAAACCTTGGAGACTATTCGCGTACCAGGCATAGGGAGCGGCCTGAAGGTGAAAGTCTTGAGCTAAGGTGACAGCACCACCGCCATCGTTATAACTGATGCGAACTTTGCGAGTATGGCCAGAAAGAGCATTGTAACTGGATCCCGATAAGCAGGTCGTGATACCCGTAAAATTAAATCCGTTTTGAAAGACCGAAGCAATGCTCGATGTGTCCTCAAAATTTGAACCGCTCCGTATCCCTGCACCCACGTTGAGACTAAAGACGCCATCGGTGCCGAGCATATTGATAGAGTGTTGCTCTTCGTACATTAAGCAATCGTTGCTCGGCGAATAGATCTGAACCGTAAAAATGACGGGGTTGGCCTCTAAGGGCTGGCCGCTGGAGCGCGTGATCTGCCCTTGATACACGAAAGTCGATGGAACTTGAGCCTGAGCTTCAAAGCTTGTGCAAAATATTAAGACGCCCAAATATTTAAGAAGACTCAGCATACAGTCACTAGATCGGTCGAAAAGACCTTTAAATTAAGGAAAACTTAAAGCTTATGACAGTAGAACTGCTCCGAATCTTAGAACGTTTCAAAATAAGACAATATTGGGCTCTAAGAATTTACTCGTAAACCTCAATCTCACCCAGTTGAAAATGGAGGTTCCTATAGTTGTTTCGACTTAAGACGTGAGGGAGTATCAGTACTCCGTAGGTCTGGAGACACTAAAAACTAACGACTCTTTTCTTCTAGCGCAGTGACCCTCTCCTCCATGTCTTCTTGTCTGCGGTAAATTTGGTCGTAGCCATCGAGCACAACTCGATTTCGCGAATTCTGCTCTTCAACAATGGCATTGG contains these protein-coding regions:
- a CDS encoding DUF1566 domain-containing protein, with the protein product MLSLLKYLGVLIFCTSFEAQAQVPSTFVYQGQITRSSGQPLEANPVIFTVQIYSPSNDCLMYEEQHSINMLGTDGVFSLNVGAGIRSGSNFEDTSSIASVFQNGFNFTGITTCLSGSSYNALSGHTRKVRISYNDGGGAVTLAQDFHLQAAPYAWYANSLQGLTPNNFVQINSGQNVTQSNLENLLGGTNYTTLLNLASGNPTTPLNLNNQQIKNLAEPTLAQDAATKNYSDTKIAGRNLDITGVGAGIGSGRVLSWNGTLNRWEAVVPSSTDATKLPLSGGTMSGNINMSGNQVLNLGHITLQNLATITLGKFDNAQEATLVGSLNASNEGAVWFNSQTNALMYWDGALAQAVGSGGGGSGDITAVTAGTGLSGGGVNGSVTLNIATGGVTTAEIFDGTIATVDIADSAVTDGKINSLNITKITSGPAEYFGYRPAGTECLSGEVLKWDATNDRWLCGSDNNSSGVTSVFTRSGAVTAQAGDYSATQIVNSPTGTISATTLQAAINELDTEKLAKTGDAMTGALTLNAQNEIRFADGDSSNYVAFRSPTTVTANVVWTLPGTDGLSGQILSTNGSGVLSWSNASAGDITSVMAGSGLANGGTAGAVTLDVATGGITSTHIFDGTIATGDIANLAVTDAKIDTVSVDKIANGATRFFKYKPNNTNCANLETLKWNNTLEQWECGADNNSNTITSVFSRTGAVIAQSGDYTASQITNTAAGNLSATTTQAAVNELDAEKLAKAGDSMSGALTLNSTLEANSQINLNAQNELRFRDSDSSNYLAFRSPATVGANVVWTLPIADGTNGQILSTNGSGVLSWSSASVGDITSVIAGSGLAGGGTSGAVTLDVATGGITSTHINDGTIATGDIADNAVTNQKINSLSITKITSAPTEYFSYMPAGMECLTNEVLKWDATNDRWICATDNNSGGVTTVFTRSGAVTAQAGDYTATQITNTAAGNIAATNAQTAINELDTEKLAKSGDNMAGALTLNAQSEVRFADSDSSNYVSFRSPATVGTNVVWTLPNTDGTNGQILSTNGAGVLSWANASSGSVTSLTGDVTSTGSGAVATTVVKLQGYDVAATAPVDGKFLKYVGGGSTEWTPSDIRFFDIKDNLGNSAFVGMGSCTNGQTVLWSSLTDTFQCQAIGNLSAGAIATGVVDAARLPAASGTADGIVNQIAQSFAGLKTFLGGISTTTLATSGAINSSGGVTTTTLSASSDIVTLGGVKIGTVATACNATTEGTIRYNSTLKKMEFCNATAWSNISSGTQANLSIGAPSSSLVRSGPVTFTVTYGSGADTATITLATGNITLGGTATTGCSVTSVTGAGSTRTVTVNGCSGTGTVNISIAANTAQSTTGDPAPAAGPSSTYQVDNTGPSAPTSVMLGSVPSNLSTSPTITYTAGVDSGGSTVANHQVRIIRTSNSALIYDWTNHTSGAAVTGITLDTSTQYTVFVRAVDALGNIGTATAGDNWTSINDPCLGSPSPGAVCAGGSIFLGSLSPGATSGSGTDKYMTTPGGCGEIPAGQQGGGSGASAWPNADFTPTCSGTDSLTKYWNDGTSNWYDIPGLTNYTSTEGTGFGASNTDQYYGSQNTTNIVAITSAGQGGYHAAARYCDRLSYGGYTDWHLPNRYELNLFWTNRASIPGLVQDGNWYWSSTEYVNANSWVSEV